The Deinococcus terrestris nucleotide sequence CTGGCCTCACCGCCAGACACAATCCACGCTGACCTCGCCCCCCCGGCTCCCGCCGGGGGGACGCGCCTTTTGGATCGCCGGGTCAAGGAACTTTGACCGGGTACAATCTCCCCATGACCACGCCGTTCGAACAGGCCCAGCAGGATGTCCAGACCCTCTCCAAAAAACCCGGCAACGATACGCTCCTCAAGCTGTATGCGCTGTACAAGCAGGGCTCGGTGGGCGACGTGACGGGCGACCGTCCCGGCGGGTTCGACTTCGTGGGGGGAGCCAAGTACGACGCCTGGGCTGCACTCAAGGGGATGAACGCCGAGGAGGCACAGGCGGAGTACGCGGCACTTGTCGAAACGCTTAAAGCTCGGGGCTGAGGGTTCTCAACCGGTTGGGGTAGCCGCCTCTGGGCAGGCCACCCTTTGTCTTGGTCTGGAAGCACCCACACGGTAAGCTGCGGGGGTGAACCCCGGTTCCTCCGCTTCCCAGACACCCGAACGCGGGGCCTCCAACGGGGGAGAGGCAC carries:
- a CDS encoding acyl-CoA-binding protein, whose product is MTTPFEQAQQDVQTLSKKPGNDTLLKLYALYKQGSVGDVTGDRPGGFDFVGGAKYDAWAALKGMNAEEAQAEYAALVETLKARG